ATTGTTCGAACGTGCCCAGCGCCACAGTTACCAAGCGCTGGCGATTACCGACGAATGCACGTTGGCCGGTATTGTCCGCGCCTGGCAAGCGTCGCGGAAAACCGGTTTGCCAATGATCATCGGTAGCGAAATGCGCGTCGAAAATGGCCCCGCAGTGGTGCTGCTGGTAGAAAACCTCAGCGGCTATCAGGCCCTTTGCCGGTTGATCACTGTCGGTCGGCGTCGCGCCAAGAAGGGCGAGTATCGCCTGTTGCGTGAAGATTTCTACGAGCCGTTAAAGGGCTTATTGGCGCTCTGGCTACCGGATTTACTCAGTGAAACCTGTCTAGAGCATGGTCATTGGCTGAACAGCGTGTTTCCCGAGCGGTTATGGCTCGCCGTTGAATTGCATCGCGGCCCTGATGATGCTCAGCGCCTGAACGATCTCTTGGCATTAGCCGAGTTAATGAACATTCCAGCTGTGGCCAGTGGCGATGTCCACATGCACGCTCGTGGTCGACGCGCCCTGCAAGACACCATGACGGCGATTCGTCATCACACCACCGTGGCTGAAGCCGGGCATCGCTTATTTCCCAACGGCGAACGGCATTTACGTTCACTACCGCAATTGGCAGAGCTGTACCCGGCGCAATTGTTGGCAGAAACAACGCGCATTGCCCAGCGCTGCAACTTCGATCTGGGCCAGCTGCATTATGAATACCCTCATGAACTAGTGCCCAAAGACCATACTGCGGCCACTTGGCTACGGCAGATGACAGAAGAGGGTGTGCTTCGCCGCTGGCCCGGCGGTATGCCCGAAAAAGCGCGCACGCTCATCGAGCGCGAATTGAGCCTGATCAGTGAAATGGGTTACGAAAGCTACTTCCTGACCGTGCACGATATCGTCCGCTTCGCCCGTAGCCAATCCATTCTGTGTCAGGGCCGGGGTTCAGCCGCTAATTCAGCCGTGTGTTTTGCCTTAGGCATCACCGAGTTAAACCCATCGGTGAGCCACATGCTGTTCGAGCGCTTTATGTCCAAAGAGCGCAACGAACCGCCGGATATCGATGTCGATTTTGAGCACGAGCGTCGCGAAGAAGTCTTGCAGTATGTGTTTCAACGCTATGGCCGAGGCAGAGCAGCGCTGACTGCCGTGGCCAGCACCTATCACGGTTCCGGGGCAGTTCGAGATGTAGCCAAAGTACTGGGTTTGCCACCCGACCAGATTAATGCACTGGCTGATTGTTTTGGCCGTTGGAGCGATAACCTGCCGCCGCCCGAACGCCTGCGTGAATGTGGTTTCGAGCCCGACAGCCCGATCCTGCGCCGGGTCTTGGCTCTGACCGGAGAATTGATCGGTTTTCCTCGGCATTTGTCCCAGCATCCGGGCGGTTTCGTCATTTCCGAACACCCGTTAGAAACCCTGGTGCCCGTGGAAAACGCAGCCATGGCTGACCGCACTATTATTCAGTGGGACAAGGATGATCTGGATTTGGTTGGGCTACTAAAAATCGACATTTTGGCACTGGGCATGCTCAGCGCCTTGCGACGAACGTTCGATCTAGTGCGCCGCTACCGGGGTTATGACTTGACATTGGCGACCATTGAACAAGACGACGTCGCCACCTACGACATGATCAGCCGTGCTGACACGGTGGGCGTGTTCCAGATCGAATCTCGGGCGCAAATGGCCATGCTGCCACGCTTGAAACCCAAAAAATTCTACGATTTGGTTATCGAAGTGGCCATCGTTCGACCGGGACCGATTCAGGGAAACATGGTGCATCCGTACTTGCGGCGGCGTAATAAAGAAGAACCAATCACCTATCCCTCTGAACAACTGAAAGCGGTGTTCGAACGCACCCTTGGCGTGCCGCTGTTTCAGGAGCAGGTGATGGAATTGGCGGTGGTCGCTGCCGATTACACGCCGGGGGAGGCGGACCAATTGCGCCGTTCCATGGCTGCCTGGAAACGCCACGGCGGGCTTGAACCGCATCAAAAGCGCTTGACCGAAGGCATGCTCAAGAATGGCTACACCCTGGAATTCGCCAACCATATCTTCGAGCAGATCAAAGGCTTTGGCAGCTATGGTTTTCCGGAGTCCCATGCCGCTAGTTTTGCCTTGCTGACGTACGCCAGTTGCTGGCTCAAGTGCCATGAACCAGCGGCCTTTGCCTGCGCCCTGATCAACAGTTGGCCCATGGGTTTCTACAGCCCCGATCAAATATTGCAGGACGCACGTCGTCATCAAATTGAAATACGGCCGGTGGATGTGCGTTACAGCGAATGGGATTGTTCACTTGAACCCTGCACAGGGGACTTGGCAATTCGCCTTGGCCTGCGCATGGTTCGAGGATTTCGTGAGGAAGACGCGCAGCGTATCCAACACACTCGAACACAGCGGGCGTTTGTCGATGCCAGCGACCTGTGCGGACGCGCCCGTTTAGACCTTCATGCCCGAGAATTATTGGCCGACTCCGGGGCGTTACGCGGTTTGCTCGGTCATCGGCATCGGGCGCGCTGGGAGGTGGCTGGTGTGGAAGCGCAACGACCACTGTTCGCCGAGCAAGCGGCCACCGAAGAACCTCAGGTGCTGTTGCCGTTACCCACCGTGGGCGAAGACCTTTACGCCGATTACAATACGCTCGGAACCACACTCGGCCCGCATCCATTGGCTTTGCTGCGGATTCAACTCACTACTAGACGATGCCGCAGCTCAAGAGAGCTGATCAGTATTGAGCACGGCTGCAGCATCAATGCCGCAGGACTGGTGACGGGTCGACAGCGTCCTCAAACCGCCAGCGGGGTGATTTTTGTCACTCTTGAAGATGAACACGGGATGATCAACGTGGTGGTCTGGCACGACCTTGCCGAACGCCAACGTCGTGTGTTGGTGAACTCACGCTTGTTGCAGGTCTATGGTCGCCTGGAAACCAAAGACGGTGTTCGTCACTTGATCGCCCAACGCTTGCAGGATCTGACACCGCTATTAACTGGGCTGGAGGTGCGTAGTCGGGATTTCAAATAACGCTAAATTCTAATACTGAGTACCGTGTTGCCCTGTACAAAAAGGAGTTGATGTCCACTGTGCAATCACATTTATTTGCAGGAACCAACTTAATCTAGGGGAGGCTCACTGAACCTGATTAAGCCTGCTCCCCAACACGTTGGCTCCTGCATAACAAATCAGTGGGACATTGGGTCTTTGGCTTCGTCCTTGCTCATGTTGTCTTTCTTCATGGCGTCTTTGGACATGCTGTCTTTGCTCATGTTGTCTTTTTTCATAGCGTCTTTGGACATGCTGTCCTTGCTCATGTTGTCTTTTTTCATAGCGTCTTTGGACATGCTGTCCTTGCTCATGTTGTCTTTTTTCATGGCGTCTTTGGACATACTGTCCTTGCTCATCGCATCGCCGCTGGTGGTATCGGCTGCGAAGGCGCTACCAACAGCACCTAAAGCCATGCACATGGACAATACGACTACGGATAATTTTTTCATGAGAACTTCCTTTCGAACGTTGGGTTTGAGCAGCGTACAACGTGGGTTGCACGCCGTTAGTTATTCGCTAACTGGTCTCCATTGTTGAGCGCTCGCCGTAACGAAGTCCTCACGCATTCTTAAATTAAACGTGATAACTAAGTACGCCCCAACGCCATTAGATCCGCCGCCTTGTATACCGCTTCGCCGTGGGTGAACGCATGCTCGCGCATGGCCAGATCATTCGGGTGATCGTCGTAATGGACATTGGCCACCGGCATGCCGAACTGGTCTTTGGATTGGTCATTAACGGTGACACGGTTGCTGGCATGGCATTACCTGCCACTGCAACCACCCGTGCTTTTTGCCGATGCAGTTGACCTTTGGCGTCGGCGTAGACCACCGCGCTGGCTAAGCCCTTGTCGTCTTGCTCAATGCGTAGCACTTGGGCCTGGGTACGCATTCAAGTTTGTCGGTGGCTTCAGCGGCGGGGATTTCGGTGTAAAGCGTTGACCACTTCGCGCCCATTTTGCAGCCCTGGAAGCAGAAGCCCAACTGCTGGCATGAGGCTCGACCGGCCCGAGGTGCGTTGTTGATCGCCATGTGCCCAGTGGAACATTCGGTGTAGCAGAGTTTTTTCGCACCGTTGTACAGCACTTTGAAATTGTTGTTGCCAGGCAAACCCGGAACGTCGTTGGTGCGTGTCACGCCCATCTTGTCTTCGGCGCGGCGTAATAGGATTCAAGCTCGGCCAACGTGACAGGCCAATCCAGCAGGTCGGCATCTTTGACAGCGCCATAAGTCTGCAAAGCGGGGAATTCATAGTCACGAAAACGCAAACTGGCCCCGGCCCAATGTGTCGTGGTGCCACCTACGGTCTTACAGATCCAGGCCGGCAGGTTCGGGAAGTCTTTCGCCACCCGCCAAGTACCGGAAGTGGTGCGTTTAGCTGACCATGCGAGTTGAGCGAACGAGGGCCATTCGTTAAACGTCTGGACAAAGGCATGAAAAACATGTGGCTTTCATCAGCGATCCTGATAATTACTGGATCGAGATAGTTCAGGCGGATTTGCTCAACAATCTCGGTAAAAGCTCAAAGTAGACCAAGCGTTTCACTTCCTGGTAGCGAACCGGACATTTCTGCGCTACCTCACGTTAGGCGGACCGGCTCGATAAAGGTACCTACGCTTAGTCGGACTGGAAATAAGCTTGTTTACGTATGGGATCGCGCATGTTCGATGGATTTGCTCGGAACTTGTTCCGAAATTAAGCCTCAATAGCGCATTACGTGTGACCTGGACGGGTTAAATCTATTCTCAGTTGGACGTTGGAATAACTGCGCAG
The nucleotide sequence above comes from Pseudomonas sp. AB6. Encoded proteins:
- a CDS encoding error-prone DNA polymerase — encoded protein: MVCMTTVTTEYVELHCLSNFSFQRGASSAKELFERAQRHSYQALAITDECTLAGIVRAWQASRKTGLPMIIGSEMRVENGPAVVLLVENLSGYQALCRLITVGRRRAKKGEYRLLREDFYEPLKGLLALWLPDLLSETCLEHGHWLNSVFPERLWLAVELHRGPDDAQRLNDLLALAELMNIPAVASGDVHMHARGRRALQDTMTAIRHHTTVAEAGHRLFPNGERHLRSLPQLAELYPAQLLAETTRIAQRCNFDLGQLHYEYPHELVPKDHTAATWLRQMTEEGVLRRWPGGMPEKARTLIERELSLISEMGYESYFLTVHDIVRFARSQSILCQGRGSAANSAVCFALGITELNPSVSHMLFERFMSKERNEPPDIDVDFEHERREEVLQYVFQRYGRGRAALTAVASTYHGSGAVRDVAKVLGLPPDQINALADCFGRWSDNLPPPERLRECGFEPDSPILRRVLALTGELIGFPRHLSQHPGGFVISEHPLETLVPVENAAMADRTIIQWDKDDLDLVGLLKIDILALGMLSALRRTFDLVRRYRGYDLTLATIEQDDVATYDMISRADTVGVFQIESRAQMAMLPRLKPKKFYDLVIEVAIVRPGPIQGNMVHPYLRRRNKEEPITYPSEQLKAVFERTLGVPLFQEQVMELAVVAADYTPGEADQLRRSMAAWKRHGGLEPHQKRLTEGMLKNGYTLEFANHIFEQIKGFGSYGFPESHAASFALLTYASCWLKCHEPAAFACALINSWPMGFYSPDQILQDARRHQIEIRPVDVRYSEWDCSLEPCTGDLAIRLGLRMVRGFREEDAQRIQHTRTQRAFVDASDLCGRARLDLHARELLADSGALRGLLGHRHRARWEVAGVEAQRPLFAEQAATEEPQVLLPLPTVGEDLYADYNTLGTTLGPHPLALLRIQLTTRRCRSSRELISIEHGCSINAAGLVTGRQRPQTASGVIFVTLEDEHGMINVVVWHDLAERQRRVLVNSRLLQVYGRLETKDGVRHLIAQRLQDLTPLLTGLEVRSRDFK
- a CDS encoding pentapeptide MXKDX repeat protein; this encodes MKKLSVVVLSMCMALGAVGSAFAADTTSGDAMSKDSMSKDAMKKDNMSKDSMSKDAMKKDNMSKDSMSKDAMKKDNMSKDSMSKDAMKKDNMSKDEAKDPMSH